CTAGCTTTTGTGCTGGCATCGACCACTGGCTGTACCTATCTCAAAGAACTGATCGGTCTCGGGGTGCAAAAGCCCAGGGTGACTTTTTTGGCGGCATCGATCACTAAGTTGAGTTTGCGTGGTATTGATCTCGTGATCGATATTAATGTCGAGAATCCCAATAGTTTTGACCTAAATTTTGCAAAAATAGACTACCAACTCGTTGCCTCTGGGATGCCCGTTGCCCGGGGTGAGTTGGCCAGTAAGGTGCAGATCCCAGCCGAAGGTCAGCACGTAGTGCACGTGCCCCTTACCATTAATGGGGAGTACGCCGTCAAACTGATGCGTGATCTCATGAGCAAACCATCACAGCCGCCAATTGCCTTTCTGACGGCTAACGCCGCGTTCGATACGCCGCTAGGTCCCATGCTCGTGACTTTCGAGGATCAGAGGCCGCTCCATAAGCTCACAGGACGCTGAGGCGCGCCCTGCCTTAATTTGTGATTTACCAAAAAGCCGCGTGTCGCGACCGGCTCAATTTTGCCTACCTGCTGCCGATATCACCTAAGTTAGGGCCCGTGGCCCGAAGTAGGCGAGGTAGGAGATGGTAAACAAATATATTAAACTTGCGATCTTAATGGTAGGGCTGCTTGAGAGCGGGCCAGCCAGTGCCGAGGACTCGAACAGTGTGGGGCAGCGCTGGTCCGTAGTGGGAGTGATCTCAGGCGATCCGCTACCCAATCAGCAACCCACCGGGATCGCGGTACTCCGCAACAACGTCACGCAGCGCTCCTACACGCTGACCATCGGCGATCCGATTCCAGCCGAGTACGGATTTACGCTGAAAAACGTCCTGGCAAAGACCGTCGTCATCGGTAACGGCGCCACGGACGTCACCCTGGGCTTTGGTGAACCACCGGCCGAGGTGCAGACGCCGGATGTCGCGCCTGTTGATCAATTGTCGCCGCGCGTATCGAAGTTCCTAGAGAGCTATCAGCAAAATCTAGACAACGTCGAAAGCGCCTCGGAAGATATCACCTACGACGAGGTGAACGACGCTATCATGGTCATTCCGCGTGCTCACTCGGGTGGTATGGGGCCCGCTGGACGCCTCGGCATTCTGCAAGGTCCCTTACTCAACCTAGATGACGACTTTGAGGAATTTGACTGAGACTCAGCGGGGTGCGTCGTACCAACCATCAGTGATGCGGCGCTCATGAATCAGTGTCCAAGCAGCTCCGGCAAATACCTTCAGTTTAGGTATCGCGATGAGTTCAGGGTCGTCCATGCTTGACTCGGCCCGGATGACTACGTTGAGTTGATCAACCTCGGCGGTTTTAGCCACCAATTGGTCCAAATCCGCTTTCGCTGCTTGTAGTGTGTCGAAGATTGCCACAGCGTAGCGTTTTTCAACGTGGACGAAGGGTGGCTCCGGACGGTTTAGCTCACGCTGCCGCTCGGCTTTACGCAGATCCTCAGCC
This sequence is a window from Deltaproteobacteria bacterium. Protein-coding genes within it:
- a CDS encoding LEA type 2 family protein, with the translated sequence MNGMNSFNAPTYSRLSSRLATLALAFVLASTTGCTYLKELIGLGVQKPRVTFLAASITKLSLRGIDLVIDINVENPNSFDLNFAKIDYQLVASGMPVARGELASKVQIPAEGQHVVHVPLTINGEYAVKLMRDLMSKPSQPPIAFLTANAAFDTPLGPMLVTFEDQRPLHKLTGR